A window of the Cicer arietinum cultivar CDC Frontier isolate Library 1 chromosome 6, Cicar.CDCFrontier_v2.0, whole genome shotgun sequence genome harbors these coding sequences:
- the LOC101506879 gene encoding uncharacterized protein isoform X2, whose protein sequence is MSATKAGVSRKRESELELTKSDNKKTNRSSTKNFDLDFDFDLSDDLKGIVSALHLIRDKAQKDDQKKNEETISSVASEIKSTIEGLRTKFEKESMQFESSLKNETTKFQALHDNFYKEKANSLQALQDIISKFEDEKEKLFMRYEQLRKKEKTMISEQEKTCNDKITQLEGSLKKKKKDDKTFSILRKTLGSFLESTSDEDFPPDD, encoded by the exons ATGTCTGCTACCAAAGCCGGCGTGTCCAGGAAGCGAGAATCTGAACTCGAACTCACAAAATCTGATAATAAGAAGACTAACCGTTCATCCACCAAGAATTTTGATCTCGATTTCGATTTCGATCTCTCCGA TGACTTAAAAGGAATCGTGTCGGCGCTGCACCTGATAAGAGATAAGGCGCAGAAGGACGACCAGAAGAAGAACGAAGAGACTATTTCTAG TGTTGCCTCTGAGATTAAGTCTACGATCGAGGGATTGAGAACCAAATTTGAGAAAGAAAG CATGCAGTTTGAAAGTTCCTTGAAGAATGAAACTACTAAGTTTCAAGCACTTCATGATAATTTTTACAAAGAGAAAGCAAATTCTCTGCAAGCCTTGCAAG ATATTATCTCCAAATTTGAAGACGAAAAGGAAAAGCTATTCATGAGATATGAACAACTGA GGAAGAAGGAAAAAACTATGATATCTGAACAAGAGAAGACCTGCAATGATAAAATTACCCAACTCGAAGGGtcattgaaaaagaaaaagaag GATGATAAAACTTTCAGCATTCTAAGGAAAACCCTTGGTTCATTCTTGGAAAGTACCTCAGATGAGGATTTCCCACCTGACGATTGA
- the LOC101505903 gene encoding probable ubiquitin-conjugating enzyme E2 24: MDAITSDSEWETSSDSSSSEDQEEIDFLYGGKAQSIFSSLEESIGKIDDFLSFERAFVHGDVVRSLSDPTGQMGRVTSVDLFVDLENVKGKVLKNVNSKKLLKIRSISESDYVIKGPWLGQVQRVVDKVSVLFDDGGKSDIIALERDKLLPLNNKFSEDSQYPYYPGQRVKVKSSGASKSAGWLCGTWRDNQDEGTVCAVDAGLVYVNWLASVLVSSNSNANAPPCWQDSINLAALSCFSQANWQLGDWCMLSAADQEEQIIQHAPTGSLTIEHSMIRECKSRGRNLNSYIEELYIIGKIKTKVDILWQNGEHTLGLDPENLLPVNVVNTHEFWPHQFVLEKGASYDPVKPSSQRWGVVQCVDAKEHTVKVQWKAVSISKPNNDLDGDKMEETVSAYELVEHPDYSCFFGDIMFKAAQKQFGYQAVKEKEKSPNNSKLEAALKNGNQMSFQEDDCYLCCVGTVTGFNDGDVEVKLATGFTTKVAPYDIFRIDKHEGSTVTPVPREGSVAELTQAMIERGSLHSDKGKDLLNGDSRKENFEKNLEDCSSFFLPQAALELFSSIKSSIFQTLSGTSISGAVSSVSTFDKDSESEFLVKKNLQTCNRCIEPYPTTEFQSTEDRTSYPEVNRIHDNNDCPFSLDSNSSNQFKQFDVIESCSDHHFFDEGKGLSTSQVKRGWVKKVQQEWSILEKSLPDSIYVRAFEERMDLMRAAIVGASGTPYHDGLFIFDICFPPEYPNEPPMVYYNSGGLRLNPNLYESGKICLSLLNTWTGAGTEVWNPGTSTILQVLLSLQALVLNEKPYFNEAGYDQQIGRAEGERNSVSYNENTFLVTIKSMLYLLRKPPKNFEALVEEHFKKRSKHILFACKAYLEGASIGCGKTEHENQKGTSTGFKIMLAKLFPKLVEVFSDMGINFSQFVELEE; the protein is encoded by the exons ATGGATGCTATCACTAGTGATTCGGAATGGGAGACTTCGAGTGACAGCAGCAGCAGTGAGGATCAAGAGGAAATTGATTTTCTATATGGTGGGAAAGCTCAGAGCATATTTTCAAGTTTAGAGGAAAGCATTGGGAAGATTGATGATTTTCTCTCATTTGAGAGAGCTTTTGTTCATGGCGATGTGGTCCGCTCCTTGTCAGATCCAACCGGACAAATGGGAAGGGTCACAAGTGTTGATCTGTTTGTGGATTTGGAAAATGTGAAAGgaaaagtattaaaaaatgtaaactCGAAGAAACTTCTGAAGATTCGCTCCATTTCAGAAAGTGATTATGTGATTAAGGGGCCATGGCTCGGTCAGGTTCAAAGAGTCGTGGACAAAGTGAGTGTATTGTTCGATGATGGAGGTAAATCTGATATTATTGCATTGGAAAGAGATAAGCTTTTACCactgaataataaattttcgGAAGATTCCCAGTATCCATACTATCCCGGTCAGAGAGTTAAGGTTAAGTCTTCCGGTGCGTCTAAATCCGCAGGATGGCTATGTGGAACTTGGAGAGACAATCAAGATGAAGGAACTGTTTGTGCTGTAGATGCAGGTTTGGTGTATGTTAACTGGCTTGCTTCTGTTCTGGTCAGTAGTAATTCGAATGCGAATGCTCCACCATGCTGGCAAGATTCCATAAACTTGGCCGCGTTGTCGTGTTTTTCGCAAGCAAACTGGCAGCTTGGTGACTGGTGCATGCTCTCAGCTGCAGACCAAGAAGAACAGATTATCCAACATGCACCCACTGGAAGTCTTACTATAGAGCATAGTATGATAAGAGAGTGTAAGAGTCGGGGAAGAAACCTTAATTCTTATATTGAGGAGTTGTATATAATTGGGAAGATAAAGACTAAAGTTGATATTCTGTGGCAGAATGGTGAACATACTTTGGGATTGGATCCAGAGAATTTACTCCCGGTGAATGTTGTAAACACACATGAATTTTGGCCTCATCAGTTTGTGCTGGAAAAAGGTGCTTCTTATGATCCTGTTAAGCCTAGCAGTCAAAGATGGGGTGTTGTCCAATGTGTGGATGCAAAGGAGCATACTGTGAAGGTACAATGGAAAGCTGTTTCCATATCCAAACCAAATAATGATTTGGATGGAGACAAAATGGAGGAAACTGTGAGTGCCTATGAACTTGTAGAGCACCCAGACTACTCCTGTTTTTTCGGTGATATTATGTTCAAGGCGGCTCAAAAACAGTTTGGTTACCAAGCtgttaaagaaaaagaaaaatctcCGAATAACTCGAAATTGGAGGCTGCTCTTAAAAATGGGAACCAAATGAGTTTTCAGGAGGATGACTGTTACCTGTGCTGTGTTGGCACTGTTACTGGTTTCAATGATGGTGATGTGGAGGTGAAATTGGCTACTGGTTTCACAACTAAG GTTGCGCCCTATGACATTTTTCGAATTGATAAGCATGAAGGCTCAACTGTTACTCCTGTTCCTCGTGAAGGAAGTGTTGCGGAATTAACTCAAGCGATGATTGAACGTGGAAGTCTACATTCTGACAAGGGAAAG GACTTGTTAAATGGTGATAGTAGAAAAGAGAATTTTGAAAAGAATCTTGAGGACTGTagttcctttttccttcctcaAGCCGCCTTGGAACTTTTCTCCAGTATTAAATCCAGCATATTCCAAACACTCAGTGGAACTTCAATTTCAGGAGCAGTTTCCTCAGTATCTACATTTGATAAGGATAGTGAATCTGAATTTCTTGTTAAGAAAAACTTGCAAACTTGCAACCGCTGCATTGAACCATATCCAACGACCGAGTTTCAATCTACTGAAGACAGGACTTCATATCCAGAAGTCAATAGGATCCATGACAATAACGATTGTCCATTTTCTTTAGACAGCAACAGTTCAAACCAGTTTAAGCAGTTTGATGTTATAGAAAGTTGCTCTGACCATCATTTTTTTGATGAGGGAAAAGGATTGTCAACATCCCAG GTAAAAAGAGGTTGGGTAAAAAAGGTTCAGCAAGAATGGAGCATCCTTGAGAAAAGTCTTCCTG ACTCTATCTATGTTCGTGCGTTTGAAGAACGAATGGATCTCATGCGAGCAGCTATTGTTGGTGCATCTGGAACTCCGTATCATGATGGATTGTTTATCTTTGATATATGTTTCCCTCCAGAGTATCCCAATGAACCACCT ATGGTGTACTACAATTCTGGCGGGCTCCGCTTAAATCCTAATCTGTATGAGTCGGGGAAAATTTGCCTGAGTCTCCTAAATACTTGGACAGGTGCGGGCACTGAAGTGTGGAATCCTGGAACCTCCACTATTCTTCAAGTTCTTCTATCTCTGCAGGCTCTTGTCCTAAATGAGAAGCCTTATTTTAATGAGGCTGGATATGACCAACAAATAGGCAGAGCTGAGGGAGAGAGAAACTCTGTGAGCTATAATGAAAATACTTTCCTTGTCACAATCAAATCGATGCTGTATCTATTGAGAAAGCCACCCAAG AATTTTGAGGCACTGGTGGAAGAGCACTTCAAAAAGCGCTCCAAACATATACTTTTTGCTTGTAAGGCATATCTTGAAGGAGCCTCCATTGGATGTGGAAAAACCGAACATGAAAATCAGAAGGGGACTTCTACAGGATTCAAAATAATGCTTGCGAAGCTCTTTCCCAAGCTTGTAGAGGTCTTTTCTGATATGGGAATTAATTTCAGTCAGTTTGTTGAACTGGAAGAATAA
- the LOC101506215 gene encoding pentatricopeptide repeat-containing protein At2g33760 has product MEGSKEREDKQRKSAEYEAVIRAGPHVRPLQQAHAHLIVTGCYRSKALLTKLLTLSCAAGSIAYTRRLFLSVTGPDSFLFNSLIKASSQYGFSLDTLFFYNRMLFSPSKPCSYTFTSVFKACAHLSNLRLGTLLHSHVFVSGYSSNPFVQAAIIAFYAKSSALSIARKVFDKMPQRSVVAWNTMISGYDQNGLANEAMTLFRKMNELGLRPDSATFVSVSSACSQIGSLELGCWVHDSIVSNGIRVNVILGTSLINMFSRCGDVSRARAVFDSMSEGNVIAWTAMISGYGMHGYGVEAMELFYKMKKENGLVPNSVTFVAVLSACAHAGLIREGRQIFASMREEYGMVPGLEHHVCMVDMLGKAGLLTEAYQFIKELSPEELVPAVWTAMLGACKMHKNFDFGVEAAQHLITLEPENPSHYVLLSNMYAFAGRMDRVESVRNVMIQRGLKKQVGYSSIDVNNKTYLFSMGDKSHPEINEIYRYLDGLIWRCKEAGYASIPELAMHELEEEEREYALRYHSEKLAVAFGLMKTSHGTTLRIVKNLRICEDCHSAVKFISVVTNREIVIRDKLRFHLFKEGSCSCLDYW; this is encoded by the coding sequence ATGGAAGGAAGCAAAGAGCGGGAAGATAAACAAAGAAAGTCTGCAGAATACGAAGCAGTGATACGTGCAGGTCCACACGTGCGACCTCTCCAACAAGCTCACGCTCATCTCATTGTCACTGGCTGTTACCGTAGCAAAGCCCTCTTAACCAAACTCCTCACACTCTCTTGCGCCGCCGGTTCTATTGCCTACACGCGCCGCCTCTTTCTCTCTGTCACCGGCCCCGATTCATTCCTCTTTAATTCTCTCATCAAAGCATCTTCTCAATATGGCTTCTCCCTCGACACTCTCTTTTTCTACAATCGCATGCTCTTTTCACCCTCCAAACCTTGCTCTTACACTTTCACCTCCGTTTTCAAAGCATGCGCTCATCTCTCCAATCTCCGACTCGGAACCCTTCTCCATTCCCACGTTTTCGTTTCTGGGTATTCCTCCAATCCTTTTGTTCAAGCCGCAATTATCGCTTTTTACGCTAAATCAAGTGCCTTAAGTATCGCACGTAAGGTGTTCGATAAAATGCCGCAACGAAGTGTCGTAGCTTGGAACACCATGATTTCTGGTTACGACCAAAATGGGCTTGCAAATGAAGCAATGACATTGTTTCGCAAGATGAATGAATTGGGGCTTCGTCCTGATTCAGCAACTTTTGTTTCTGTGTCATCAGCTTGTTCTCAAATTGGGTCTCTTGAATTGGGGTGTTGGGTTCATGATAGTATCGTTAGCAACGGGATTCGTGTCAACGTGATTCTTGGAACCTCGTTGATTAACATGTTTTCACGGTGTGGTGATGTAAGTAGAGCGCGTGCGGTTTTCGATTCGATGAGTGAAGGGAATGTTATTGCTTGGACAGCTATGATATCTGGGTATGGTATGCATGGTTATGGTGTTGAAGCAATGGAACTTttctataaaatgaaaaaagagaaTGGGCTTGTTCCTAATAGTGTTACTTTTGTTGCTGTTTTATCTGCATGTGCTCATGCAGGGTTAATACGTGAAGGGAGACAAATTTTTGCTAGTATGAGAGAAGAGTATGGTATGGTTCCTGGATTGGAGCACCATGTTTGTATGGTTGATATGCTTGGGAAAGCTGGGTTGCTGACTGAAGCTTATCAGTTCATCAAGGAACTTAGTCCGGAGGAGCTTGTTCCTGCGGTGTGGACTGCAATGCTTGGTGCTTGCAAGATGCATAAGAATTTTGATTTTGGGGTGGAAGCTGCTCAGCATCTCATTACTTTAGAGCCAGAGAATCCTAGCCATTATGTATTGCTTTCGAATATGTATGCATTTGCTGGAAGAATGGATAGAGTTGAATCTGTTAGAAATGTAATGATCCAAAGAGGTCTTAAAAAGCAAGTGGGTTATAGTTCTATTGACGTCAACAACAAAACTTATCTTTTTAGCATGGGTGATAAGTCTCACCCTGAGATCAATGAGATTTATCGGTATTTAGATGGGTTGATCTGGAGGTGCAAGGAAGCGGGTTATGCATCTATTCCTGAATTGGCAATGCACGAGTTGGAAGAAGAAGAGAGGGAGTATGCATTGAGATACCATAGTGAGAAGCTTGCAGTTGCATTTGGGCTGATGAAAACTAGCCATGGAACTACTCTCAGGATTGTCAAGAACCTTCGGATATGTGAAGACTGTCATTCAGCAGTTAAGTTCATCTCTGTTGTGACAAATAGAGAGATAGTTATTCGGGATAAGCTTCGTTTCCATCTTTTCAAAGAAGGCTCCTGTTCTTGTTTAGATTATTGGTGA
- the LOC101505573 gene encoding E3 ubiquitin-protein ligase RMA1H1-like, producing MAFEHEHYFSQEWKSIPNSVSENCDSCFDCNICLDFAHEPIVTLCGHLYCWSCIYKWLFVQSASLGPDEPPQCPVCKDDISHTTMVPLYGRGQTANHRDCNRDTKATLRDISVPPRPPASGIQSLLAKLTSPQSVQQLPYRNPYQNQHINTPPYQENDTSQMLNVGAFMTPVLPHLLFGNSENLHHDMMESNSPRWRRQEMQANKSLNRISYFLFCCFFLCFILF from the coding sequence ATGGCCTTTGAGCATGAACACTATTTTTCCCAAGAATGGAAATCCATTCCAAATTCTGTTTCAGAGAATTGTGACAGTTGTTTTGATTGCAACATCTGCTTAGATTTTGCACATGAACCAATAGTCACCCTATGTGGCCACCTCTACTGTTGGTCCTGCATCTACAAGTGGCTATTTGTGCAAAGTGCTTCTCTTGGACCTGATGAGCCTCCACAGTGCCCAGTTTGCAAGGATGATATATCTCACACCACAATGGTTCCTCTTTATGGCAGGGGACAGACCGCAAATCACCGTGATTGCAACCGCGACACAAAAGCTACCCTTCGAGATATTTCTGTACCACCAAGACCACCTGCTTCAGGGATTCAGTCCCTATTGGCAAAGTTAACATCACCTCAAAGTGTTCAGCAGCTTCCGTATCGTAATCCTTATCAGAATCAACATATTAACACTCCTCCATACCAAGAGAATGATACATCACAAATGCTCAATGTGGGTGCCTTTATGACACCAGTATTACCCCACTTATTATTTGGGAACTCAGAAAATTTACATCATGATATGATGGAAAGTAATAGTCCTAGGTGGAGAAGGCAAGAGATGCAGGCAAACAAATCATTGAACAGAATTTCGTATTTTCTCTTTTGTTGCTTTTTCCTGTGTTTTATCCTCTTCTGA
- the LOC101506879 gene encoding uncharacterized protein isoform X1 translates to MSATKAGVSRKRESELELTKSDNKKTNRSSTKNFDLDFDFDLSDDLKGIVSALHLIRDKAQKDDQKKNEETISSVASEIKSTIEGLRTKFEKERQTFAKALSKSSKEFESSLKNETTKFQALHDNFYKEKANSLQALQDIISKFEDEKEKLFMRYEQLRKKEKTMISEQEKTCNDKITQLEGSLKKKKKDDKTFSILRKTLGSFLESTSDEDFPPDD, encoded by the exons ATGTCTGCTACCAAAGCCGGCGTGTCCAGGAAGCGAGAATCTGAACTCGAACTCACAAAATCTGATAATAAGAAGACTAACCGTTCATCCACCAAGAATTTTGATCTCGATTTCGATTTCGATCTCTCCGA TGACTTAAAAGGAATCGTGTCGGCGCTGCACCTGATAAGAGATAAGGCGCAGAAGGACGACCAGAAGAAGAACGAAGAGACTATTTCTAG TGTTGCCTCTGAGATTAAGTCTACGATCGAGGGATTGAGAACCAAATTTGAGAAAGAAAG ACAAACTTTTGCTAAGGCGCTTTCAAAGAGTTCTAAAGAG TTTGAAAGTTCCTTGAAGAATGAAACTACTAAGTTTCAAGCACTTCATGATAATTTTTACAAAGAGAAAGCAAATTCTCTGCAAGCCTTGCAAG ATATTATCTCCAAATTTGAAGACGAAAAGGAAAAGCTATTCATGAGATATGAACAACTGA GGAAGAAGGAAAAAACTATGATATCTGAACAAGAGAAGACCTGCAATGATAAAATTACCCAACTCGAAGGGtcattgaaaaagaaaaagaag GATGATAAAACTTTCAGCATTCTAAGGAAAACCCTTGGTTCATTCTTGGAAAGTACCTCAGATGAGGATTTCCCACCTGACGATTGA
- the LOC101506546 gene encoding protein LOL2, producing MQRQQVKKEEDDDGPPPGWQPIPTPPQPLPSVGFAQMVCGSCRRLLAYQRGAKHVKCSCCQTVNIVLEADQVGQVKCGSCAVLLMYPYGASQVRCSSCRFVTEIGAHNKRPPWSVQSKPTPPKTGC from the exons ATGCAAAGGCAACAAGTAAAGAAAGAAGAGGACGACGACGGCCCGCCACCTGGATGGCAACCTATCCCGACTCCGCCACAGCCACTTCCATCCGTTG GTTTTGCTCAAATGGTTTGTGGTTCATGTCGTCGCCTGCTTGCATATCAACGAGGGGCCAAACATGTCAAATGTTCATGCTGTCAGACAGTTAACATTGTATTAGAAG CTGATCAGGTAGGGCAAGTTAAGTGTGGGAGCTGTGCGGTATTGCTAATGTACCCATATGGTGCTTCGCAAGTTAGGTGTTCATCGTGCCGGTTTGTGACAGAAATCGGG GCACACAACAAGCGGCCTCCGTGGTCTGTACAAAGTAAACCAACTCCTCCCAAAACTGGTTGTTAG